The following proteins come from a genomic window of Pseudochaenichthys georgianus chromosome 17, fPseGeo1.2, whole genome shotgun sequence:
- the LOC139435564 gene encoding piezo-type mechanosensitive ion channel component 2-like encodes MITGEAEGAAPQGKAFIIKRYDEDSWLKGVGFWGNVPSKDSIHVLYQKAMKLNMSRQASLDQLSEDDSASASTRLRRRRRPYPMESQDSTASRDSISSGYTEATNLFSRQSTLEDLDGMPECIPKTSERPAQTAQDVQPRRLHLLRGQLQQLHVQ; translated from the exons ATGATCACGGGAGAAGCTGAGGGAGCAGCTCCTCAAGGGAAAGCCTTCATCATTAAGCGGTACGATGAAGACAGCTGGCTCAAAGGAGTGGGGTTTTGG GGCAACGTGCCGTCCAAAGACAGCATCCACGTCCTGTACCAGAAGGCCATGAAGCTCAACATGTCCCGTCAGGCCAGCCTGGATCAGCTGAGTGAGGACGACTCGGCCTCAGCCTCCACCAGGCTGCGCAGACGGAGGAGACCGTACCCCATGGAGAGCCAGGACTCCACGGCCTCCAGAGACAGCATCTCCAG TGGGTACACCGAGGCCACCAATCTGTTTTCTCGCCAATCCACCCTGGAAGACCTGGATGGGATGCCGGAGTGCATCCCCAAAACCAGCGAGCGCCCGGCCCAAACTGCGCAAGATGTACAGCCTCGACGCCTCCACCTCCTCCGTGGACAGCTGCAGCAGCTTCATGTCCAG TGA